In Haematobia irritans isolate KBUSLIRL chromosome 1, ASM5000362v1, whole genome shotgun sequence, a genomic segment contains:
- the Ald1 gene encoding fructose-bisphosphate aldolase isoform X1, with translation MTTYFSYPSEELQKELTRIAQAIVAPGKGILAADESVSTMGKRLKDIGVENTEDNRRQYRQLLFTTDPKLSENISGVILFHETLYQKADDGTPFVELLKKRGIIPGIKVDKGVVPLMGSEDECTTQGLDDLACRCAQYKKDGCDFAKWRCVLKIGKNTPSYQSILENANVLARYASICQSQGIVPIVEPEVLPDGDHDLERAQKVTETVLAACYKALNDHHVFLEGTLLKPNMVTAGQSCPKKYTPEQVAFATVTALRRTVPAAVPGITFLSGGQSEEEASVHLNAINNVPLLKPWALTFSYGRALQASVLRAWGGKKENIAAGQNELLKRAKGNGEAAVGKYVPGSVVGAGADAALFVANHAY, from the exons ATGACTACCTACTTCAGCTATCCCTCCGAAGAGTTGCAAAAAGAACTCACCCGTATTGCCCAAGCCATTGTTGCTCCTGGCAAAGGCATTCTAGCCGCCGATGAATCCGTGTCTACCATGGGAAAACGCTTGAAGGATATCGGTGTTGAAAATACGGAAGACAACCGCCGACAATATCGTCAATTATTGTTCACCACCGATCCTAAGTTGTCTGAAAATATATCGGGTGTCATTTTGTTCCACGAAACTTTGTACCAAAAAGCCGATGATGGCACACCCTTCGTGGAGTTGTTGAAAAAGCGTGGTATCATTCCCGGTATTAAGGTCGACAAGGGTGTTGTACCATTGATGGGATCGGAAGACGAATGTACTACACAAGGTTTGGACGATTTAGCTTGCCGTTGCGCTCAATACAAGAAGGATGGTTGTGATTTCGCTAAGTGGCGTTGCGTTTTGAAAATTGGCAAGAACACTCCATCTTACCaatcaattttggaaaatgccAATGTTTTGGCACGTTATGCTTCTATCTGCCAATCTCAGGGAATTGTACCTATTGTAGAACCCGAAGTTTTGCCCGACGGTGATCACGATTTGGAACGTGCACAAAAGGTTACTGAAACTGTTTTGGCTGCATGCTACAAGGCTTTGAACGATCACCATGTCTTCTTGGAAGGTACCCTGTTGAAACCAAACATGGTAACAGCTGGTCAATCATGCCCAAAGAAGTACACCCCAGAACAAGTGGCCTTTGCCACTGTTACAGCATTGCGTAGAACTGTACCCGCTGCTGTCCctg GCATCACTTTCCTTTCTGGTGGCCAATCCGAGGAAGAAGCATCGGTACATTTAAACGCTATTAATAATGTACCCTTGTTGAAACCATGGGCCCTTACTTTCTCATACGGTCGTGCTTTGCAAGCCTCTGTTCTCCGCGCCTGGGGAGGTAAAAAGGAAAATATTGCTGCCGGCCAAAACGAATTGCTTAAGCGTGCCAAG GGCAACGGGGAAGCAGCTGTTGGCAAATACGTTCCTGGTAGTGTAGTTGGCGCTGGTGCCGATGCTGCTCTCTTTGTGGCCAACCATGCCTACTAA
- the Ald1 gene encoding fructose-bisphosphate aldolase isoform X3: MTTYFSYPSEELQKELTRIAQAIVAPGKGILAADESVSTMGKRLKDIGVENTEDNRRQYRQLLFTTDPKLSENISGVILFHETLYQKADDGTPFVELLKKRGIIPGIKVDKGVVPLMGSEDECTTQGLDDLACRCAQYKKDGCDFAKWRCVLKIGKNTPSYQSILENANVLARYASICQSQGIVPIVEPEVLPDGDHDLERAQKVTETVLAACYKALNDHHVFLEGTLLKPNMVTAGQSCPKKYTPEQVAFATVTALRRTVPAAVPGITFLSGGQSEEEASVHLNAINNVPLLKPWALTFSYGRALQASVLRAWGGKKENIAAGQNELLKRAKANALACQGKYQAGSIPSYAANASLFGNGEAAVGKYVPGSVVGAGADAALFVANHAY; the protein is encoded by the exons ATGACTACCTACTTCAGCTATCCCTCCGAAGAGTTGCAAAAAGAACTCACCCGTATTGCCCAAGCCATTGTTGCTCCTGGCAAAGGCATTCTAGCCGCCGATGAATCCGTGTCTACCATGGGAAAACGCTTGAAGGATATCGGTGTTGAAAATACGGAAGACAACCGCCGACAATATCGTCAATTATTGTTCACCACCGATCCTAAGTTGTCTGAAAATATATCGGGTGTCATTTTGTTCCACGAAACTTTGTACCAAAAAGCCGATGATGGCACACCCTTCGTGGAGTTGTTGAAAAAGCGTGGTATCATTCCCGGTATTAAGGTCGACAAGGGTGTTGTACCATTGATGGGATCGGAAGACGAATGTACTACACAAGGTTTGGACGATTTAGCTTGCCGTTGCGCTCAATACAAGAAGGATGGTTGTGATTTCGCTAAGTGGCGTTGCGTTTTGAAAATTGGCAAGAACACTCCATCTTACCaatcaattttggaaaatgccAATGTTTTGGCACGTTATGCTTCTATCTGCCAATCTCAGGGAATTGTACCTATTGTAGAACCCGAAGTTTTGCCCGACGGTGATCACGATTTGGAACGTGCACAAAAGGTTACTGAAACTGTTTTGGCTGCATGCTACAAGGCTTTGAACGATCACCATGTCTTCTTGGAAGGTACCCTGTTGAAACCAAACATGGTAACAGCTGGTCAATCATGCCCAAAGAAGTACACCCCAGAACAAGTGGCCTTTGCCACTGTTACAGCATTGCGTAGAACTGTACCCGCTGCTGTCCctg GCATCACTTTCCTTTCTGGTGGCCAATCCGAGGAAGAAGCATCGGTACATTTAAACGCTATTAATAATGTACCCTTGTTGAAACCATGGGCCCTTACTTTCTCATACGGTCGTGCTTTGCAAGCCTCTGTTCTCCGCGCCTGGGGAGGTAAAAAGGAAAATATTGCTGCCGGCCAAAACGAATTGCTTAAGCGTGCCAAG GCAAATGCTCTTGCCTGCCAGGGCAAATACCAGGCGGGCTCCATTCCTTCGTATGCCGCCAACGCAAGCCTGTTT GGCAACGGGGAAGCAGCTGTTGGCAAATACGTTCCTGGTAGTGTAGTTGGCGCTGGTGCCGATGCTGCTCTCTTTGTGGCCAACCATGCCTACTAA
- the Ald1 gene encoding fructose-bisphosphate aldolase isoform X2, with translation MTTYFSYPSEELQKELTRIAQAIVAPGKGILAADESVSTMGKRLKDIGVENTEDNRRQYRQLLFTTDPKLSENISGVILFHETLYQKADDGTPFVELLKKRGIIPGIKVDKGVVPLMGSEDECTTQGLDDLACRCAQYKKDGCDFAKWRCVLKIGKNTPSYQSILENANVLARYASICQSQGIVPIVEPEVLPDGDHDLERAQKVTETVLAACYKALNDHHVFLEGTLLKPNMVTAGQSCPKKYTPEQVAFATVTALRRTVPAAVPGITFLSGGQSEEEASVHLNAINNVPLLKPWALTFSYGRALQASVLRAWGGKKENIAAGQNELLKRAKANALACQGKYQAGSIPSYAANASLFVAQHKY, from the exons ATGACTACCTACTTCAGCTATCCCTCCGAAGAGTTGCAAAAAGAACTCACCCGTATTGCCCAAGCCATTGTTGCTCCTGGCAAAGGCATTCTAGCCGCCGATGAATCCGTGTCTACCATGGGAAAACGCTTGAAGGATATCGGTGTTGAAAATACGGAAGACAACCGCCGACAATATCGTCAATTATTGTTCACCACCGATCCTAAGTTGTCTGAAAATATATCGGGTGTCATTTTGTTCCACGAAACTTTGTACCAAAAAGCCGATGATGGCACACCCTTCGTGGAGTTGTTGAAAAAGCGTGGTATCATTCCCGGTATTAAGGTCGACAAGGGTGTTGTACCATTGATGGGATCGGAAGACGAATGTACTACACAAGGTTTGGACGATTTAGCTTGCCGTTGCGCTCAATACAAGAAGGATGGTTGTGATTTCGCTAAGTGGCGTTGCGTTTTGAAAATTGGCAAGAACACTCCATCTTACCaatcaattttggaaaatgccAATGTTTTGGCACGTTATGCTTCTATCTGCCAATCTCAGGGAATTGTACCTATTGTAGAACCCGAAGTTTTGCCCGACGGTGATCACGATTTGGAACGTGCACAAAAGGTTACTGAAACTGTTTTGGCTGCATGCTACAAGGCTTTGAACGATCACCATGTCTTCTTGGAAGGTACCCTGTTGAAACCAAACATGGTAACAGCTGGTCAATCATGCCCAAAGAAGTACACCCCAGAACAAGTGGCCTTTGCCACTGTTACAGCATTGCGTAGAACTGTACCCGCTGCTGTCCctg GCATCACTTTCCTTTCTGGTGGCCAATCCGAGGAAGAAGCATCGGTACATTTAAACGCTATTAATAATGTACCCTTGTTGAAACCATGGGCCCTTACTTTCTCATACGGTCGTGCTTTGCAAGCCTCTGTTCTCCGCGCCTGGGGAGGTAAAAAGGAAAATATTGCTGCCGGCCAAAACGAATTGCTTAAGCGTGCCAAG GCAAATGCTCTTGCCTGCCAGGGCAAATACCAGGCGGGCTCCATTCCTTCGTATGCCGCCAACGCAAGCCTGTTTGTTGCACAGCACAAATATTAA